In a genomic window of Macaca nemestrina isolate mMacNem1 chromosome 18, mMacNem.hap1, whole genome shotgun sequence:
- the LOC105488875 gene encoding LOW QUALITY PROTEIN: tubulin beta-3 chain-like (The sequence of the model RefSeq protein was modified relative to this genomic sequence to represent the inferred CDS: substituted 1 base at 1 genomic stop codon) translates to MPVQGSQRRLLGSLNSTPTATPHLGLAANQTGARCLEVSIPDGLFLSLGLVSLVENVLVVTAIAKNRNLHSPMYCFICCLALSDLLVSGSNMLETAVTLLLEAGALAARAAVVQQLDNVIDVITCSSMLSSLCFLGAIAVDRYISIFYALRYHSIVTLPRARRAIAAIWVASVLCSTLFIAYYDHAAVLLCLVVFFLAMLVLMAVLYVHMLARACQHAQGIARLHKRQRLAHQGFGLKGAATLTILLGIFFLCWGPFFLHLTLIVLCPQHPTCSCIFKNFNLFLTLIICNAIIDPLIYAFRSQELRRTLKEVLLCSCLRTCALVSWDVEALGGRVCQELLPQQPQEKXLCDQKASATVMQWLLPKEFWEVISDEHGIDPSGNYVGDSDLQLERISVYYNEASSHKYVPRAILVDLEPGTMDSVRSGAFGHLFRPDNFIFGQSGAGNNWAKGHYTEGAELVDSVLDVVRKECENCDCLQGFQLTHSLGGGTGSGMGTLLISKVREEYPDRIMNTFSVVPSPKVSDTVVEPYNATLSIHQLVENTDETYCIDNEALYDICFRTLKLATPTYGDLNHLVSATMSGVTTSLRFPGQLNADLRKLAVNMVPFPRLHFFMPGFAPLTARGSQQYRALTVPELTQQMFDAKNMMAACDPRHGRYLTVATVFRGRMSMKEVDEQMLAIQSKNSSYFVEWIPNNVKVAVCDIPPRGLKMSSTFIGNSTAIQELFKRISEQFTAMFRRKAFLHWYTGEGMDEMEFTEAESNMNDLVSEYQQYQDATAEEEGEMYEDDEEESEAQGPK, encoded by the exons ATGCCTGTGCAGGGATCCCAGAGAAGACTGCTGGGCTCCCTGAACTCCACCCCCACAGCCACCCCCCACCTGGGGCTGGCTGCCAACCAGACAGGAGCCCGGTGCCTAGAGGTGTCCATCCCTGACGGGCTCTTTCTCAGCTTGGGGCTGGTGAGCTTGGTGGAGAACGTGCTGGTGGTGACCGCCATTGCCAAGAACCGGAACCTCCACTCACCCATGTACTGCTTCATCTGCTGCCTGGCCCTGTCAGACCTGCTGGTGAGCGGGAGCAACATGCTGGAGACGGCCGTCACCCTCCTGCTGGAGGCCGGTGCACTGGCGGCCCGGGCTGCCGTGGTGCAGCAGCTGGACAATGTCATTGATGTGATCACCTGCAGCTCCATGCTgtccagcctctgcttcctgggcgcCATTGCCGTGGACCGCTACATCTCCATCTTCTACGCACTGCGCTACCACAGCATCGTGACGTTGCCGCGGGCACGGCGAGCCATCGCAGCCATCTGGGTGGCCAGTGTCCTCTGCAGCACGCTCTTCATTGCCTACTACGACCACGCGGCCGTCCTGCTGTGCCTCGTGGTCTTCTTCCTGGCCATGCTGGTACTCATGGCTGTGCTGTACGTCCACATGCTGGCCCGGGCCTGCCAGCACGCCCAGGGCATTGCCCGGCTCCACAAGAGGCAGCGTCTGGCCCACCAGGGCTTTGGCCTCAAAGGCGCTGCCACCCTCACCATCCTGCTGGGTATTTTCTTCCTCTGCTGGGGCCCCTTCTTCCTGCATCTCACACTCATTGTCCTCTGCCCCCAGCACCCCACCTGCAGCTGCATCTTCAAGAACTTCAACCTCTTTCTCACCCTCATCATCTGCAATGCCATCATTGACCCCCTCATCTACGCCTTCCGCAGCCAGGAGCTCCGCAGGACGCTCAAGGAGGTGCTGCTGTGCTCCTG CCTCAGGACCTGTGCCCTCGTCAGCTGGGATGTGGAGGCTCTGGGTGGAAGAGTGTGCCAAGAGCTACTCCCACAACAGCCCCAGGAGAAGTGACTTTGTGACCAGAAAGCTTCAGCTACAGTCATGCAATGGCTTCTGCCAAAGGAA TTCTGGGAAGTCATCAGTGATGAGCATGGCATCGACCCCAGCGGCAACTACGTGGGCGACTCGGACTTGCAGCTGGAGCGGATCAGCGTCTACTACAACGAGGCCTCCT CTCACAAGTACGTGCCTCGGGCCATTCTGGTTGACCTGGAACCTGGAACCATGGACAGTGTCCGCTCAGGGGCCTTTGGACATCTTTTCAGGCCTGACAATTTCATCTTTG GTCAGAGTGGGGCTGGCAACAACTGGGCCAAGGGTCACTACACGGAGGGTGCGGAGCTAGTGGACTCAGTCCTGGATGTCGTGCGGAAGGAGTGTGAAAACTGCGACTGCCTGCAGGGCTTCCAGCTGACCCACTCGCTGGGGGGTGGCACAGGCTCCGGCATGGGCACGCTGCTCATCAGCAAGGTGCGTGAGGAGTATCCGGACCGCATCATGAACACCTTCAGCGTCGTGCCCTCGCCCAAGGTGTCAGACACAGTGGTGGAGCCCTACAATGCCACGCTGTCCATCCACCAGCTGGTGGAGAATACGGATGAGACCTACTGCATCGACAACGAGGCACTCTACGACATCTGCTTCCGCACCCTCAAGCTGGCCACACCCACCTACGGGGACCTCAACCACCTGGTGTCAGCCACCATGAGCGGGGTCACCACCTCCTTGCGCTTCCCTGGCCAGCTCAACGCTGACCTGCGCAAGCTGGCCGTCAACATGGTGCCCTTCCCCCGTCTGCACTTCTTCATGCCCGGCTTCGCCCCCCTCACAGCCCGGGGCAGCCAGCAGTACCGGGCCCTGACCGTGCCCGAGCTCACCCAGCAGATGTTTGATGCCAAGAACATGATGGCTGCCTGCGACCCGCGCCACGGCCGCTACCTGACGGTGGCCACTGTGTTCCGGGGCCGCATGTCCATGAAGGAGGTGGACGAGCAGATGCTGGCCATCCAGAGCAAGAACAGCAGCTACTTCGTGGAGTGGATCCCCAACAATGTGAAGGTGGCCGTGTGTGACATCCCGCCCCGTGGCCTCAAGATGTCCTCCACCTTCATCGGGAACAGCACGGCCATCCAGGAGCTGTTCAAGCGCATCTCCGAGCAGTTCACGGCCATGTTCCGGCGCAAGGCCTTCCTGCACTGGTACACGGGCGAGGGCATGGACGAGATGGAGTTCACCGAGGCCGAGAGCAACATGAACGACCTGGTGTCCGAGTACCAGCAATACCAGGACGCCACAGCCGAGGAGGAGGGCGAGATGTACGAAGACGACGAGGAGGAGTCGGAGGCCCAGGGCCCCAAGTGA